The Nocardiopsis dassonvillei subsp. dassonvillei DSM 43111 genome contains a region encoding:
- a CDS encoding DUF4037 domain-containing protein, whose translation MTPVFLPGLELSRALYTDAVAPLLARGPGPVAHAAALLGAGSEVLGLDTERSTDHGWGPRLQVFVDEPDERDRALALLAEGLPERVRGWPVRFGPNGGPPQTWRPDADAPGGRHRVEVSGSGEWLRGRLGFDPGEGTGTADWLATPTQRLAEVVGGAVFHDGVGALTRARERLAWYPDDVWRYVLACQWQRVSQEEAFVGRCAEVGDRLGARVVAARVVRDLMRLALLLERRYPPYSKWLGSAFARLPGAAELTPLLERALDADAAALAEASSLVADRQNRTGLAAALDTRPRPFHERPWPVLDAARFARALLAGITDPGLAARPPVGSVDQFADNTDALTRPEVFRALGP comes from the coding sequence GTGACCCCGGTCTTCCTCCCCGGCCTGGAACTGTCCCGGGCCCTGTACACGGACGCGGTCGCGCCCCTGCTCGCCCGCGGGCCCGGGCCGGTCGCGCACGCCGCCGCGCTGCTCGGCGCCGGGTCCGAGGTCCTCGGACTGGACACCGAGCGCTCCACCGACCACGGCTGGGGCCCGCGGCTCCAGGTCTTCGTGGACGAACCCGATGAGCGCGACCGCGCGCTGGCGCTGCTCGCCGAGGGCCTGCCCGAGCGGGTGCGCGGCTGGCCGGTCCGGTTCGGCCCCAACGGCGGCCCTCCCCAGACCTGGCGGCCCGACGCCGACGCGCCCGGCGGCCGCCACCGGGTGGAGGTCAGCGGATCCGGCGAATGGCTGCGGGGCCGACTCGGCTTCGACCCGGGGGAGGGGACGGGGACCGCCGACTGGCTCGCCACACCCACCCAGCGGCTGGCCGAGGTGGTGGGCGGAGCCGTCTTCCACGACGGCGTCGGCGCGCTCACACGGGCCAGGGAGCGCCTGGCCTGGTACCCGGACGACGTGTGGCGGTACGTGCTGGCCTGCCAGTGGCAGCGCGTGTCCCAGGAGGAGGCGTTCGTCGGCCGCTGCGCGGAGGTGGGCGACCGCCTGGGCGCGCGGGTGGTCGCGGCCCGGGTGGTCCGCGACCTCATGCGCCTGGCGCTGCTGCTGGAGCGCCGCTACCCGCCCTACTCCAAGTGGCTGGGAAGCGCCTTCGCCCGTCTGCCCGGGGCGGCGGAGCTGACCCCGCTCCTGGAGCGGGCGCTGGACGCGGACGCCGCGGCCCTGGCCGAGGCGTCCTCCCTGGTGGCCGACCGGCAGAACCGGACCGGCCTCGCCGCCGCCCTGGACACCCGGCCCCGACCGTTCCACGAGCGCCCCTGGCCGGTGCTGGACGCGGCCCGGTTCGCCCGTGCCCTGCTGGCGGGGATCACCGACCCCGGACTGGCCGCGCGGCCGCCGGTGGGCTCGGTCGACCAGTTCGCGGACAACACCGACGCGCTGACCCGGCCGGAGGTGTTCCGCGCCCTGGGGCCGTGA
- a CDS encoding lytic polysaccharide monooxygenase auxiliary activity family 9 protein produces MKTRRRIRSASAVAAATALIFTLMPASAASAHGYVSAPMSRQAQCAAGMVECGGIQWEPQSVEGPKGLMSCSGGNSRFSELDDDNHGWHVTQVGTSVNFTWTLTVTHATANWEYFIGGHRVANFDDGGARPNSTVQHNVDLSGYNGRHTILARWNVADTGNAFYACVDVNIR; encoded by the coding sequence ATGAAGACCCGCAGAAGGATCCGCTCCGCCTCAGCCGTCGCCGCGGCCACCGCTCTGATCTTCACCCTCATGCCCGCCAGCGCGGCCAGCGCGCACGGCTACGTATCGGCGCCCATGAGCCGCCAGGCGCAGTGCGCCGCGGGCATGGTCGAGTGCGGCGGCATCCAGTGGGAGCCGCAGAGCGTGGAGGGCCCCAAGGGCCTGATGAGCTGTTCCGGCGGCAACTCCCGGTTCTCCGAGCTCGACGACGACAACCACGGCTGGCACGTCACCCAGGTCGGCACCTCGGTGAACTTCACCTGGACCCTGACCGTCACGCACGCCACCGCCAACTGGGAGTACTTCATCGGCGGACACCGCGTCGCCAACTTCGACGACGGCGGGGCGCGGCCGAACTCGACCGTCCAGCACAACGTGGACCTGTCCGGCTACAACGGCCGCCACACGATCCTGGCCCGCTGGAACGTCGCCGACACCGGCAACGCCTTCTACGCCTGCGTGGACGTGAACATCCGCTAG
- a CDS encoding serine hydrolase domain-containing protein, whose translation MTASDPSARHRPRGPRRWAITALTAVLVTVGAAALAPRPYELGAESDGDTELVERVRGGIADTTGYHGLSVALVETDGDGGLRVRTAGLGSTGADGEPVGEHTRFGSASVAKVLPGMLLADMVDRGELAPHARVGDLLEDVDFADPVLAGVTVEELATHTAGLSREETSLLQTLWQFAAKRHPDPPGSVEEFLRTVAEDVRVDPAMRGGNHYSNTGIDLLGHALAAHAGTSYAQLVQERILDPLGMEDSAIRTTGDGAPFQVHNADLGRPLVPEGSEASGPSGGLVTTAGDLGLLLASVMEGTAPGAAAVRPVAPGDVERREQGLGWYVETLGGVPITGHGGNATTNGHTAWIGYTGDRGAVVLSNTHRFSEDIGIRLLGVDEPSPDNAAGERIYATATVLLALTPGLLALGFASRRRPGRWWRRPTDRLGLVSHWAGGATALTYAFLAGFWHLVTPWAWVAGLLLLAAAVLVGAYRWPRLPTARGARPWVRWSLTAPVAAGSAVILVLLASV comes from the coding sequence GTGACCGCGTCCGACCCCTCTGCCCGACACCGTCCGCGCGGACCGCGACGGTGGGCGATCACGGCACTGACCGCCGTCCTCGTCACCGTCGGCGCGGCCGCCCTCGCTCCGCGCCCCTACGAGCTCGGCGCGGAATCCGACGGGGACACGGAGCTGGTCGAGCGCGTGCGCGGGGGGATCGCCGACACCACGGGGTACCACGGCCTGTCGGTCGCGCTGGTGGAGACGGACGGGGACGGGGGGCTCCGCGTGCGCACGGCGGGGCTGGGCAGCACCGGGGCCGACGGGGAACCGGTGGGGGAACACACCCGGTTCGGCTCCGCGTCGGTCGCCAAGGTGCTGCCCGGCATGCTGCTCGCCGACATGGTGGACCGCGGTGAACTCGCTCCGCACGCCCGGGTCGGCGATCTCCTGGAAGACGTCGACTTCGCCGATCCCGTACTCGCCGGCGTCACGGTGGAGGAGCTGGCTACGCACACCGCGGGCCTCTCCAGGGAGGAGACCAGCCTGCTCCAGACGTTGTGGCAGTTCGCGGCCAAACGCCACCCGGATCCGCCCGGGTCGGTCGAGGAGTTCCTGCGGACCGTGGCGGAGGACGTGCGGGTCGATCCCGCGATGCGAGGCGGCAACCACTACTCCAACACCGGGATCGACCTGCTCGGGCACGCCCTGGCGGCGCACGCCGGGACCAGTTACGCCCAGCTCGTCCAAGAACGGATCCTCGACCCGTTGGGGATGGAGGACAGCGCGATCCGGACCACCGGTGACGGTGCCCCCTTCCAGGTGCACAACGCCGATCTCGGGCGCCCCCTCGTTCCGGAGGGCTCGGAGGCCTCCGGCCCGTCGGGAGGGCTGGTCACGACCGCGGGCGACCTCGGCCTGCTCCTGGCGTCGGTGATGGAGGGCACCGCCCCGGGGGCCGCGGCCGTGCGTCCCGTGGCGCCGGGGGACGTCGAGCGCCGCGAACAGGGCCTCGGCTGGTACGTGGAGACGCTGGGAGGGGTGCCGATCACCGGCCACGGCGGCAACGCCACGACCAACGGCCACACGGCGTGGATCGGTTACACCGGTGACCGGGGAGCCGTGGTCCTGTCCAACACGCACCGGTTCAGCGAGGACATCGGCATCCGCCTGCTCGGTGTCGACGAACCGAGCCCCGACAACGCGGCGGGCGAGAGGATCTACGCGACCGCGACGGTCCTGCTCGCTCTCACCCCCGGTCTCCTCGCCCTGGGGTTCGCCTCACGGCGGCGCCCCGGCCGCTGGTGGCGCCGTCCCACCGACCGCCTGGGGCTGGTGTCCCACTGGGCCGGCGGCGCCACGGCGCTCACGTACGCGTTCCTCGCCGGGTTCTGGCATCTGGTGACCCCGTGGGCGTGGGTCGCGGGTCTGCTCCTCCTGGCCGCCGCCGTCCTGGTGGGGGCGTACCGGTGGCCGCGACTCCCGACCGCGAGGGGCGCCCGGCCGTGGGTGCGGTGGTCGCTGACGGCTCCCGTCGCCGCGGGGAGCGCGGTCATCCTCGTCCTGCTGGCCTCGGTCTAG
- a CDS encoding metallophosphoesterase, producing MGADNRRILRRVGRAAAITGAVGAAGLVYASVIERNWFRLRRYELPLLPPGSPRLRILHLSDAHLTPDRKMLIEWIRGLEAHEPDLVVNTGDSLAHPDAVGPFTKALGPLLDRPGAFVYGSNDLFSPQPKNPARYLWRTSKNDYNKRRTPDLPWRELGEAMSASGWLDLNNRRGGLKAGGLDVALAGVHDSHIKLDRYEEVAGPADPSADLRLGVLHSPEPSNLDRFAADGYQLLLAGHTHGGQLCLPFYGTLVTNCGIDRRRAWGLHEYGDAWLHVSGGLGTSPYAPVRFCCRPEASLLDLVASS from the coding sequence ATGGGCGCCGACAACAGACGAATCCTGCGCCGGGTGGGGCGCGCGGCCGCGATCACGGGCGCCGTCGGAGCGGCGGGACTGGTCTACGCCTCGGTCATCGAGCGCAACTGGTTCCGGCTGCGCCGCTACGAGCTGCCCCTGCTGCCCCCGGGCAGCCCGCGGCTGCGGATCCTGCACCTGTCCGACGCGCACCTGACACCCGACCGGAAGATGCTCATCGAGTGGATCCGGGGGCTGGAGGCCCACGAGCCGGACCTCGTGGTCAACACGGGCGACTCGCTGGCGCACCCGGACGCGGTGGGACCGTTCACGAAGGCCCTGGGGCCCCTGCTGGACCGGCCGGGCGCGTTCGTGTACGGGTCCAACGACCTGTTCTCGCCGCAGCCGAAGAACCCGGCCCGCTACCTGTGGCGGACCAGCAAGAACGACTACAACAAGCGCCGGACCCCGGACCTGCCCTGGCGCGAGCTGGGCGAGGCCATGTCCGCGTCCGGGTGGCTGGACCTGAACAACCGCAGGGGCGGGCTGAAGGCGGGCGGACTCGACGTCGCCCTGGCCGGGGTGCACGACTCGCACATCAAGCTGGACAGGTACGAGGAGGTCGCCGGACCGGCCGACCCGTCGGCGGACCTGCGTCTGGGCGTGCTGCACTCGCCGGAGCCGTCCAACCTGGACCGGTTCGCGGCCGACGGCTACCAGCTTCTCCTGGCCGGGCACACGCACGGCGGCCAGCTGTGCCTGCCGTTCTACGGGACCCTGGTCACCAACTGCGGGATCGACCGCAGGCGGGCCTGGGGTCTGCACGAGTACGGGGACGCGTGGCTGCACGTGTCCGGCGGCCTAGGCACCTCCCCGTACGCCCCGGTGCGGTTCTGCTGCCGCCCGGAGGCCTCCCTGCTGGACCTCGTGGCCTCCTCCTGA
- a CDS encoding GatB/YqeY domain-containing protein: MSELKARLKNDLTTAIKARDKVRTGTLRMVLAAISTEEAAGSTSRSLGDDEITRLLTREAKKRREAAEAFDKGDRPEQAAAERAESEVISDYLPKQLTDEELSSLVAEAVTETGAEGPRAMGQVMKVVNPKIAGRAEGARVAAEVKRQLAG, from the coding sequence ATGTCCGAACTCAAAGCCCGTCTCAAGAACGACCTGACCACCGCCATCAAGGCGCGCGACAAGGTGCGTACCGGCACCCTGCGCATGGTCCTGGCCGCCATCTCCACCGAGGAGGCCGCCGGCAGCACCTCGCGTTCCCTCGGAGACGACGAGATCACCCGTCTGCTCACCCGGGAGGCCAAGAAGCGCCGCGAGGCCGCCGAGGCGTTCGACAAGGGCGACCGGCCCGAGCAGGCCGCGGCCGAGCGGGCCGAGAGCGAGGTCATCTCCGACTACCTGCCCAAGCAGCTCACCGACGAGGAGCTGTCGTCGCTGGTGGCCGAGGCCGTCACCGAGACCGGAGCCGAGGGCCCCCGCGCCATGGGCCAGGTCATGAAGGTCGTCAACCCCAAGATCGCCGGCCGGGCCGAGGGCGCCCGCGTGGCCGCCGAGGTCAAGCGCCAGCTCGCCGGATGA
- a CDS encoding penicillin-binding protein, protein MLQRISQLVGVGVVAGLLVAALALPAVGGLGITARNVASGFLEMPSNLETPPPPQRSTIYDSEGGVIAEIFDQNRELVEIEDVSPVMIDAILAIEDAHFYEHGGMDVSGTLRAALRTLSGDTQGASSITQQYVKNVQIEAATTQEELEEASETTIARKIRELRYAVALEQRMTKDEILEGYLNIAYFSDGAYGVESAAQHFFQVPASDLELHQAATIAGLVRYPYLYNPRFFPEQTTDRRNVVLDRMVATGAITEAEAEEAKQVPMEVEISTPPNGCVPSDQPFFCDYVVQEIEKDERFGQNETERARWLRTAGLQIHTTLDPQTQVSAQEAVDEWVPRENESRKVAAEVVIQPGTGHILGMVQSRNYGPDESKLGETSINFATDADRGGSSGFQAGSTFKAFTLAAALAEGMPFGTSFNSPASVTVSGQRSCNGGTLSPWSPSNSGDTNSNTTHNMMTGTRASSNTYFAQLQARVGFCDVMEMAENLGLRRADGTLFTENERSLANSSFTLGSEEVSPLRVANAYSVFASGGILCEPQAITKIIDQHAHETIEIEPECERVIDEEVADGVSYLLEQPFNGGTAASLGIGRPAAGKTGTTDGSAAAWFAGFTPQMAGAVFVGDPRGPQQYPLRNVTIGDRYYGVVYGATIPGPIWQETMRGAHEGLDVEQLPSPPSQFGSTSAPRTEEEASPASDDGGVPDVIGRSEQEAVSVLEAAGYTANVSATRVRSPEPEGTVAAVNPDPGTRLPEGATVNVFLSSGGGTASGPEDDEDWFPVAPASNSPGREDD, encoded by the coding sequence TTGCTTCAAAGAATCAGCCAACTGGTCGGCGTCGGCGTCGTCGCTGGACTCCTCGTCGCCGCTCTCGCGCTCCCCGCCGTCGGGGGACTGGGCATCACGGCGCGCAACGTGGCCAGCGGCTTCCTGGAGATGCCCAGCAATCTGGAGACTCCGCCGCCTCCTCAGAGATCGACGATCTATGACAGCGAGGGCGGCGTCATCGCGGAGATCTTCGACCAGAACCGCGAGCTCGTCGAGATCGAGGACGTCTCGCCGGTCATGATCGACGCCATCCTCGCCATCGAGGACGCCCACTTCTACGAGCACGGCGGCATGGACGTGTCGGGCACGCTGCGCGCCGCGCTCCGCACGCTCAGCGGCGACACCCAGGGCGCGTCCTCCATCACCCAGCAGTACGTCAAGAACGTCCAGATCGAGGCGGCCACCACCCAGGAGGAGCTGGAGGAGGCCTCCGAGACGACGATCGCCCGCAAGATCCGGGAGCTGCGCTACGCCGTCGCCCTGGAACAGCGGATGACCAAGGACGAGATCCTCGAGGGCTACCTCAACATCGCCTACTTCAGCGACGGCGCCTACGGGGTCGAGTCCGCCGCGCAGCACTTCTTCCAGGTGCCCGCCAGCGACCTGGAGCTGCACCAGGCCGCCACCATCGCGGGCCTGGTGCGCTACCCCTACCTCTACAATCCCCGCTTCTTCCCCGAGCAGACCACCGACCGCCGCAACGTCGTGCTCGACCGCATGGTGGCCACCGGCGCGATCACCGAGGCGGAGGCCGAGGAGGCCAAGCAGGTCCCGATGGAGGTGGAGATCTCCACCCCGCCCAACGGCTGCGTGCCCAGCGACCAGCCGTTCTTCTGCGACTACGTGGTCCAGGAGATCGAGAAGGACGAGCGCTTCGGCCAGAACGAGACCGAGCGGGCGCGCTGGCTGCGCACCGCCGGACTCCAGATCCACACCACGCTCGACCCGCAGACCCAGGTGTCGGCGCAGGAGGCCGTGGACGAGTGGGTCCCGCGCGAGAACGAGTCCCGCAAGGTGGCCGCCGAGGTGGTCATCCAGCCGGGCACCGGCCACATCCTGGGCATGGTGCAGAGCCGCAACTACGGGCCCGACGAGAGCAAGCTCGGCGAGACCTCCATCAACTTCGCCACCGACGCGGACCGGGGCGGCAGCAGCGGCTTCCAGGCGGGTTCCACGTTCAAGGCGTTCACGCTGGCGGCGGCGCTGGCCGAGGGGATGCCGTTCGGCACCTCGTTCAACTCACCGGCCAGCGTGACCGTCTCCGGGCAGCGCAGCTGTAACGGCGGGACCCTGAGTCCCTGGTCCCCCAGCAACTCCGGCGACACCAACTCCAACACCACGCACAACATGATGACCGGGACGAGGGCCTCGTCCAACACCTACTTCGCCCAGCTCCAGGCGCGGGTGGGCTTCTGCGACGTGATGGAGATGGCCGAGAACCTGGGGCTGCGGCGCGCGGACGGCACGCTGTTCACCGAGAACGAGCGCTCGCTGGCCAACAGCAGCTTCACGCTGGGCAGCGAGGAGGTCTCCCCGCTGCGGGTGGCCAACGCCTACTCGGTCTTCGCCTCGGGCGGGATCCTGTGCGAGCCGCAGGCCATCACCAAGATCATCGACCAGCACGCGCACGAGACGATCGAGATCGAGCCCGAGTGCGAGCGGGTGATCGACGAGGAGGTGGCCGACGGGGTCAGCTACCTGCTGGAGCAGCCCTTCAACGGCGGCACCGCGGCCTCCCTGGGCATCGGCCGTCCGGCGGCGGGCAAGACCGGTACCACCGACGGCTCGGCCGCGGCCTGGTTCGCCGGGTTCACCCCGCAGATGGCCGGTGCGGTCTTCGTCGGCGACCCGCGCGGCCCGCAGCAGTACCCGCTGCGCAACGTCACCATCGGCGACCGGTACTACGGGGTGGTGTACGGGGCGACGATCCCGGGCCCGATCTGGCAGGAGACCATGCGCGGCGCCCACGAGGGCCTGGACGTCGAGCAGCTGCCGTCGCCGCCGTCGCAGTTCGGCTCCACGTCGGCTCCGCGCACGGAGGAGGAGGCCAGCCCGGCCAGCGACGACGGCGGCGTGCCGGACGTGATCGGCCGGTCCGAGCAGGAGGCGGTGAGCGTCCTGGAGGCCGCGGGCTACACGGCGAACGTGTCCGCGACCCGGGTCCGCTCCCCCGAGCCCGAGGGCACTGTGGCCGCGGTCAACCCGGACCCGGGGACGCGGCTGCCGGAGGGGGCCACGGTCAACGTGTTCCTCAGCAGCGGCGGCGGGACCGCCAGCGGGCCGGAGGACGACGAGGACTGGTTCCCGGTCGCGCCCGCGTCGAACTCCCCCGGCCGGGAGGACGACTGA
- a CDS encoding WhiB family transcriptional regulator yields MWTDQWTTRALCRRVDPDALFVQGAAQHRAKLICQECPVRTDCLTDALDNRVEFGVWGGMTERERRALLRKHPGVTSWGPLLEEARREGGVDLASYAAEHAERTSAA; encoded by the coding sequence ATGTGGACCGACCAGTGGACGACCAGGGCGCTGTGCCGGCGGGTGGACCCCGACGCGCTGTTCGTCCAGGGCGCGGCGCAGCACCGCGCCAAACTCATCTGCCAGGAGTGCCCGGTACGCACCGACTGCCTGACCGACGCCCTCGACAACCGGGTCGAGTTCGGCGTCTGGGGCGGCATGACCGAACGCGAGCGCCGCGCCCTGCTGCGCAAGCACCCCGGCGTCACCAGCTGGGGGCCGCTCCTGGAGGAGGCCCGCAGGGAGGGTGGCGTCGACCTCGCCAGCTACGCGGCCGAGCACGCCGAGCGCACCTCTGCGGCCTGA
- a CDS encoding ArsA family ATPase gives MSAAVGAGRLDVDALVDDPGTRIIVCCGAGGVGKTTTAAALGLRAAERGRRAVVITVDPARRLAQSLGLESLDDTPRPVPLPEGSGGSLHAMMLDMKRTFDEVVREHADPERARQILANPFYQTLSTSFSGTQEYMAMEKLGQLRQSGDWDLIVVDTPPSRSALDFLDAPKRLGRFLDGRLIRFLSAPASTGAFRLLGAGFNLVTSAISKVVGAQLLDDLRSFVAAFDTVFGGFQKRAERTYRLLQAPGTAFVVVAVPDTDAMREAAYFVERLATDAMPLAGLVVNRTHPLPEGAGGSLDVREAVAAAEALERSGTRTPASAALRLHAERVRTRGREVRLRDALLAEHGGVRVAEVAALPEDVHDLAGLRDVGEELAGRGR, from the coding sequence GTGAGCGCGGCGGTGGGGGCCGGACGCCTGGACGTGGACGCCCTCGTGGACGACCCCGGTACGCGGATCATCGTGTGCTGCGGCGCGGGCGGGGTCGGCAAGACCACGACGGCCGCGGCGCTGGGGCTGCGCGCCGCCGAACGCGGGCGGCGGGCCGTGGTGATCACCGTGGACCCGGCGCGGCGGCTGGCCCAGTCCCTCGGGCTGGAGTCGTTGGACGACACACCGCGTCCGGTCCCGCTGCCGGAGGGGTCGGGCGGCAGCCTGCACGCGATGATGCTCGACATGAAGCGGACCTTCGACGAGGTCGTCAGGGAGCACGCGGACCCCGAGCGGGCCCGGCAGATCCTGGCCAACCCCTTCTACCAGACCCTCTCCACGAGCTTCTCGGGCACGCAGGAGTACATGGCCATGGAGAAGCTGGGCCAGCTGCGCCAGTCGGGGGACTGGGACCTGATCGTGGTGGACACCCCGCCCAGCCGGTCCGCGCTGGACTTCCTGGACGCGCCCAAGCGGCTCGGCCGCTTCCTGGACGGGCGGCTGATCCGCTTCCTGAGCGCCCCGGCCAGCACGGGGGCCTTCCGGCTGCTCGGCGCCGGGTTCAACCTGGTGACCTCGGCGATCAGCAAGGTCGTGGGAGCCCAGCTCCTCGACGACCTGCGGTCCTTCGTCGCCGCGTTCGACACGGTGTTCGGCGGTTTCCAGAAGCGCGCGGAGCGCACCTACCGGTTGCTCCAGGCTCCGGGGACGGCCTTCGTGGTGGTGGCCGTGCCGGACACGGACGCGATGCGCGAGGCGGCCTACTTCGTGGAGCGGCTGGCCACCGACGCCATGCCGCTGGCCGGGCTGGTGGTCAACCGGACGCATCCGCTGCCCGAGGGGGCGGGCGGGTCCCTGGACGTGCGCGAGGCGGTCGCCGCTGCGGAGGCGCTGGAGCGCTCGGGCACGCGGACGCCGGCCTCGGCGGCCCTGCGGCTGCACGCGGAGAGGGTCCGCACGCGCGGACGCGAGGTCCGGCTGCGGGACGCCCTGCTGGCGGAGCACGGCGGCGTGCGCGTGGCCGAGGTGGCCGCCCTGCCGGAGGACGTGCACGACCTGGCGGGGCTGCGCGACGTCGGCGAGGAGCTGGCGGGCCGGGGCCGGTAG
- a CDS encoding ArsA-related P-loop ATPase — protein MSESEHGPKPPGEACAGARLHIVTGKGGTGKTTAAAALALALASGGARVLLVEVEGRQGVATLLGSPPLPYEEREMMAAPGGGSVSVLAADAEAALLEYLEMFYGMRRAGQALNRLGAVDFATTIAPGLRDVLLTGKATEAVRRRRSGRRRSAEGAPTAPFHYDAVVMDAPPTGRIAQFLNVNSEVAGLARVGPIRNHADRVMEVIRSGQTRVHFVSLLEEMPVQETRDGIAEVGGLGLNVGAVLVNMVRRPLLDEADLAAAAEGETDLDALAAGLKEARLDDARELAAALAGELRAHALRVRLERRMRSDLEGLGRPLLELPLLEGGVDRAALDSLARRLVGQGVRL, from the coding sequence GTGAGCGAGAGCGAGCACGGACCGAAGCCTCCGGGGGAGGCCTGCGCGGGAGCACGACTGCACATCGTCACCGGCAAGGGCGGGACCGGCAAGACCACGGCCGCCGCCGCGCTGGCGCTGGCGCTGGCCTCCGGCGGCGCGAGAGTGCTCCTGGTCGAGGTGGAGGGCCGCCAGGGCGTCGCCACCCTCCTCGGCAGCCCGCCGCTGCCCTACGAGGAGCGGGAGATGATGGCCGCGCCCGGCGGCGGCAGCGTGAGCGTGCTGGCGGCCGACGCCGAGGCGGCGCTGCTGGAGTACCTGGAGATGTTCTACGGGATGCGCCGGGCGGGCCAGGCGCTGAACCGGCTGGGCGCCGTGGACTTCGCCACCACCATCGCCCCCGGGCTGCGCGACGTCCTGCTCACCGGCAAGGCCACCGAGGCTGTGCGGCGCCGCCGGAGCGGCCGCCGCAGGTCCGCCGAGGGCGCGCCGACGGCCCCCTTCCACTACGACGCGGTGGTGATGGACGCGCCGCCCACCGGCCGGATCGCCCAGTTCCTCAACGTGAACTCCGAGGTGGCCGGGCTGGCCCGCGTGGGACCGATCCGCAACCACGCCGACCGGGTCATGGAGGTCATCCGCTCGGGGCAGACCCGGGTGCACTTCGTGTCCCTGCTGGAGGAGATGCCCGTCCAGGAGACCCGGGACGGGATCGCCGAGGTCGGCGGGCTGGGGCTCAACGTGGGCGCGGTGCTGGTGAACATGGTGCGGCGGCCGCTGCTGGACGAGGCCGACCTGGCCGCCGCGGCGGAGGGGGAGACGGACCTGGACGCGCTGGCCGCCGGGCTGAAGGAGGCGCGTCTGGATGACGCGCGGGAACTCGCGGCGGCACTGGCCGGAGAACTGCGCGCCCACGCCCTGCGGGTGCGGCTGGAGCGCCGGATGCGTTCGGACCTGGAGGGGCTGGGCCGCCCGCTGCTGGAGCTGCCGCTGCTGGAGGGCGGTGTGGACCGCGCCGCGCTGGACTCCCTGGCGCGGCGGCTGGTCGGGCAGGGGGTGCGGTTGTGA
- a CDS encoding DUF4177 domain-containing protein → MSKWEYQTVALLSHATKQILDNWGADGWELVSVVPAPLPEGTDPRNQQYVAYMKREL, encoded by the coding sequence ATGAGCAAGTGGGAGTACCAGACGGTGGCGCTGCTGTCGCACGCCACCAAGCAGATCCTGGACAACTGGGGCGCCGACGGCTGGGAGCTCGTCTCCGTCGTGCCCGCTCCGCTGCCGGAGGGCACCGACCCCCGCAACCAGCAGTACGTCGCGTACATGAAGCGGGAGCTGTGA
- a CDS encoding RidA family protein, translating into MATPEERIAELGLTLPEVAAPVASYTPAVRSGDHVYVSGQLPFVDGKLPTTGKVGAEVTPETAKELAARCALNAVAAVRAEIGELSGVVRVVKVGGFVASTPDFTGQPGVVNGASDLLAEIFGAAGVHARAAVGVAALPLDAPVEVEMIVEVR; encoded by the coding sequence ATGGCCACCCCCGAGGAGCGGATCGCCGAGCTGGGTCTGACCCTGCCCGAGGTGGCCGCGCCGGTCGCGTCGTACACGCCCGCGGTGCGCAGCGGCGACCACGTCTACGTGTCCGGCCAGCTGCCGTTCGTGGACGGGAAGCTCCCCACTACGGGCAAGGTCGGCGCCGAGGTCACCCCGGAGACGGCCAAGGAGCTGGCCGCGCGGTGCGCGCTGAACGCGGTGGCCGCGGTGCGCGCCGAGATCGGCGAGCTGTCCGGCGTGGTCCGCGTGGTCAAGGTGGGCGGCTTCGTGGCCAGCACCCCCGACTTCACGGGACAGCCCGGCGTGGTGAACGGGGCCAGCGACCTGCTGGCCGAGATCTTCGGCGCCGCCGGTGTGCACGCGCGCGCCGCCGTGGGCGTGGCCGCCCTGCCGTTGGACGCGCCGGTCGAGGTTGAGATGATCGTCGAGGTCCGCTGA